The Ziziphus jujuba cultivar Dongzao chromosome 3, ASM3175591v1 region ataaagagattcaacatgaataaagccaaaccggtcagcattccacttgcaaatcatttcaagttgagtaagagattgtgcccctcatccaaagaagagatagaggagatggcttcagtaccatattcttcagcggtaggaagtctgatgtatgcaatggtgtgtaccagaccagacattgctcatgcagtaggtgttgtgagcagatttctttcaaatcctggaaagaaacactgggaagcagtcaaatggatactcaggtatcttaaaggtacatcgaagctgtgcttgtgctacgggggaggtgatccaatcttagaaggctatacagatgcagatatggccggagaccctgataatagaaagtctacatcaggttatctctacacttttgcagggggagctgtgtcatggcagtcaagattacagaagtgtgttgctttatccactactgaagcagagtacattgccgcagcggaagcgggtaaggaaatgttgtggttaaagcgttttttcacagaattgggcatcaagcaagaagactacaagatacattgtgataaccaaagtgccatggatttgagcaaaaactcaatgtatcattcccgtacaaagcacattgacatccgctatcattggatacgcgaagtaatagatcaacagttgctgaaactgatgaagatccacacaaaagagaatccagcagatatgctaacaaaagttgttgctcaagagaagctgaagctatgcaaagacatagctggaatagatggcagatgaccatcagttttaaatgcggctggagggggagaattgtgaagtccagccgcaccaaccacagccaccattttggacagccaccatttttgacaccactgcaccgaaaatggattgttcaacaattgtgggctctgcagaggctgttgtaagcctataaataggctccatcccgttgcataCAATACAAACCAagtgagcaagctcaatattatcccaagtgaggaatattgagagaaaactccgagagagagagtgtttaagttccagagagagcttgagagaagagtgagcaattccagagagaattggagagtgcagagagaggttccacgtgagaatcctccatgagagaagtttttatttttgtattctatttttaagagattaatagaatttttttttatttttcttctcatatttgttctctaaagtggtcagagaaccacaacaagacATTCGGTAATttaatttatcctttcttttaaaaaaaaaattttaatttaatagaaTCTTCAGAAATTCGTGTGAACATTTCCACCTAAAGTTTTGGATATATTAATGgaaaccatataaatttttacatgGAACTATTTagcattttgaatttttaaatttttgtttcatgcaattttttattcaagaaaaataaatttccaaaaaatttgatggaaatttttgatattttgaattttgttaaaCTGTAGAAATACACTACTCTAAAAAAGTGtccgtattttttaaaataattaaataaatttcagGAAAACAGAGTAAGCCCACGGACACAGAGTCCCCTTCCTTGCCAAGAagacaaaaatcaaattagaaagacagggtaaaaaaataaaataaaataaaataaagcaagaaagaaaaaaaaaatcatccaaCACAAGCACAATACTTTCAAACTCTCACTCAGCCATGCTCAAAGAACACCAAATTTAAAGGTGTTAACAAAAATCCTACTCTCCTCTGTGCATGGaatattgttatatattataGTTAGCTAACACATTGTCGTGGCCATCATGATCAACTGGTTGCTGcttgattaaaaagaaaataatcgaACAACTACTATCATTAACGTCTCTCCCAAAATTTGTCTTCCTTCCATTTCCCGAACATATCCACATTGGGTTTTAGTAgctaatttagaaaaatataccAAGCTGACAATAGAATGAATCCGTCCGCACCACATGGAGAGGACATTGTGCGTTTCCTTTTTTCCATTTAAGGAAACGGTTCGTTGGCAACccatttgcccaaaaaaaaaaaaaaaagaagaagaagaaaaccacatccttcttaatttgtttttatatgtgCCTATATAAGAAGCACATTAAGTACACTCCCTAGCTACTTTCCACCATTTATAAAATCTTGGtagaaattctttttttttttttttaatactaatttAGCTAAATCATCACTACTGTCATATTTGACTGCTAGACAAGGTAGGAATATTTGACTGTTAAATCGTCATTACTGTCATATTtagttcataaaaaaatttaaacagcaGAGAGAAAAATGCAGAGTGAGAGAGAAGGAAACTTACATAAGATTAGAGAGGAAGGAACAGGATGGTGAGCTGTTGGGTGGCAGAGAAGGAAAACTGGTGGGTGGTGACCTGCTGGTTTAGGGATTTTAGGACAGAGAATGATGAACTCTGCTAGGAAGGAAGAGAGAGGAAggaagaggttttttttttttttttttttttttgaaaagggtTGCCAATGTacgtttcattaaaagaaagaaatggatgtgggcttttttttttttttttttttccttctcaaaaGGGATGCCAACTCACCGTTTCATTCAATGGAGAAAAGGAAACGGACATCAATGTCCTCTCCATGTGGTGTGGATGGTTCATTCTAcagtatttatgtatatatatatatatatatatatacatagagagagagaggaagattTTATGATGAGGACTATTCGGATGGAGTTGTGTGTGAATTAAGGAAAAAACCGACACAAAGCcgatatttttttagaaaagctgattttttatttatttatttatttttttttgtgtagcaTTGGTTTTTCtctcaaagaaaaatcaacatttttttctttatgtaaCATAGATTTTTTGTTGGTCTGTATGCAATTCAATCCGAACGGTCCTGATCATagaaatactatatatatatatatatatataaaggggaACACGTTTATCAttgatttcaatataaaaaactttttttttttttttaaagtttattaaagCCTAATTGTAAAAGTAGCCTTATAGTCCATGACATTGACTTATTTGGacgtttcatttttctttctagtTATAAGGGCTTTTGAGTTTGTTAGATTAGATTAGCTATCAGACAATTATAAATGTAACTACGTAAATGCCTATTTTGGAGCAATTTAAAAAtggctaaaaatatttttaaaaggataaaatCAATTCCTataatatttggaaaaaaaactgtttaaatcacatttagtaattttttttttttttttgaaaaatcgcATGTAGCACCAAGTAATTCTTAAGAAATCACTTTGTTTTATGACGTGATCCCTTGGAATCATTCTTAAATGGATCAGTAATATTTGTACATTcttaatcaaaagaaaattttattttcctttgttggggtgagaaaaatatatttgtatatatttgtattttaaagtaatttagttaaatatattgttTACAAAGAAGGATAGTTAATACTATTCCCATATCATTAACAGATCTTGGATCTTATGCAtgggaatttttatttatttgatattttgtaattatgacaaaaaaaaaaatagatgttttgtaattttacttatacatatatatatatatatatatatacacacggtGTCAAGTTAAAAGTATCGAATCCCCTCTTTCTAAATGCAAATGTAGAccacaatattaattttaaacaatGATTTCTAGCATGGATATCGTGTATGCAGACCCTCCGACCCAACAACAATTGGTGGTACTCCAAGTTCTGCCATCTTGCttaaagtttaaatattttaccaaCCCATCTTTAGCATCTGGGTtctgatttttatttctttgtcccaacaaataaaaaaaaaaaaaaaaaagccttttagCAAGTAGCGGCCATAAGAAATTTAATCTCCTAAGTGGGTTAGATAACATTAATGATCAAATTAGTGAAACAAAAAGTCAGTTTCTTCTTTTCTCATTATATTTTTAGTTGGATATATTTATTACGATTTACACCGaataagcaaaaatatatatatatatatatatatatattccttggaTCGTCTTTCAATCAAGTATAGAAATTTAAAGGTGATTGAGACAGAGTTGGTGGAAAAAATTGGCTAAAACCCCAACTGTAGCTTGGAAAAGTAGGAATAGGACGGGCCAAAACGCATAGCATAGCATGTGCATATATGCTAGTTTTTCTCCTCGTGCGGTGTGCAACACTACATGCTTAGCATTTcatcaccaaaaaataataataataataaaaaagaaagcaaaaaaaaaaaaggaaaaaaggaaaatcattCTAGCATAGCATCCTGAATTCATCTcttttaatagataaaaatcTAGTAATTTATCgattttttaacatattaaaatattaattgatatcTAAAAAGCTATCTACTCTATCTATAGGTTTAGCACCTTTGATATGGTCTACTGTGGTCGTGGTACACACTTTCTTCTAATGTGAAAATCTACCAGCAATAATTTGAACTGAGACGTGACTTGTCAGTGCACCAAGAAGACACGCTTCACATTCTGATTTATTggctttataaaaatattaaatatccagaaattatgttgtttttaattactttttatccATAGCCCACATACATTATTAGGACGTGATTCTGTTTCTggttgcttctttttttatttttcattgtaattTTTCACCTTTTTGCTTAATTTACCTTTAATTAATTACCCACATGTTCTAATtcgataaaataattaataatataatttttttgagcaATCTTTCTCTCTAAGGTTTGACAAACTTATCAAtgactaatttattaaaagtttaaacAGTTAGAATCAGAACGGACataagatgattttttatattactcTTTAAACTCTACTTTCAACAAGtacttttaatcttttttttttttttttgggggtgattttttatattactcTTTAAACTCTACTTTCAACAAGtacttttaatctttttttttttttttggtttaatccTCTTCTTGATTTTATTGGTAATGTTAATTACACATCATCCTTAGTAGTGTCTTCTatttgtctatttttttttctttcttttttttggaattatttTCTGTTCGGtgttaatattttcaattaaagCTATGGAGGGAGGTTGGTCATTGTGGTGGGCTCTGGGCCAATAACGACGAGTCTCTCCGTCCTGCCATTGAATATTCTTAAAGaatataatttcctaaaattgaAAACCtaccaaatataaaaataattatgccaTAGAATAGTTATTCTATTCATATAGTTACCCGAATACCAAAGATGTCCTAATGTATAAAAATGAGCAAAGCCCCGAAAACTAATTTGTATGAAGCAAAAGAGACATTTAAGCATATAGGAAATAGGGAACAACCATATAGTTACAAACACAAAGGTTTAATTTGTAGAAAACACTAAGATAGCATTTCCATACTACAGAGAGACATACTCCACATTCCACACTCCATTCTTCACATTATTTAGTGGCAATCTTATTATCAACACAATAAAGATTACCAATTTATTGTAATGCTACCAACTAGTGCACATCACATTCACATAACGCATATCTTACAAGTGGCAATATCCAAATGCCTTTCTTAAACCTTCAACTAGAAGAGAGAGATAGCCGTTTCTCCAAATTAAACATCCATTTCAATGGTGTGCCTCGAGAGGATCATCAACGTGGCAACACTTATAGCTGGTATAAGTCTTCATAACACGATGACACTCAGGGCATGGCATGGTCTCCGGCACCTTTCCGGCATCATTTGGGATGTCGAGGCGGCTACAATGGCGAATAATAGAAAGAACATTGTTATGGTACTCCTTGAAAGCAGTCTCAAAGGCCTTCTCTTTGATCTGGCCCTTCCATTTCTCGAACTCATCCACCACCCTCAAGATTGTGAATCCATGGCCAGTGACCACCACTTTGGACCCTTTGCTAAGCAGAGCCCAACCGCTCTCGTTCTTATAGGAAAGCAGCTTTTGGACTTCCTTTGACACAGAGTCCACATGCTGATGATGAATCTGGGTGAAGAACAAGCTGTCAATCCCTTTCCAGAATCTCTCTATAATACCCAAATCTTCACCTCCTTTGCTGCCttttccaacaccaaataactcTATGTTGATCTTTGCGTCTTTAAGGACAGGGTCAACCACGGTGTTTGAGCACTCTTTCTGAACTGTTGGATCCAATCATTGTCCTTCCctccataaaagaaaatgtaCTTTTCCTCTTTGATCTGTTAATTTGTTCCACATTTggttaacaataaatacaatcttataaaaaataaaataaaaaataaaaaacaattagatgcatttaatttatataatgtgTATATGTGTCTTACCCAAATTGGAATAGTTGGATCAATGTTGTTGACTATAGGTTCGATCCAATTAGGATGAACTGTAATACCATCGATCGTGATCGTATCGAAAGGAAAGGCTTTCATTCCATATATGCGAATTGCGTCCAAAGCATTAAGATTTATGGGCCTTCCATGCACGTTGAGCACCACGACGATTGGCTTACCCTTGAAGTTCCATTCTTGCTTGATGAATCTCAAACCTGCTATGGGAGAAAAGTATTGCACAACATACCATGGCATCTTACTCCTTAAGATCTCGAACTTCTTTTTAAGTTCCTCGGTCCACTGCTCTACTATTGGAATCCAAACAATATTGTAAAGATTGTTGTTCTTGATTCCTTCATGAATTGGTTTCAGAATGTTGATATCTTCTTCGGAGATGTCTAGCCTAGAAATGAAGAGTAACACATTTTTCCTCCTCAAGATATCGATGGCAACCTGGTGTGGCACCAAGTGAACAAAATTGGTGAATTAACCATTCGCAAACCACCTTAAATAGGTCCTctgctttttttaa contains the following coding sequences:
- the LOC125423512 gene encoding LOW QUALITY PROTEIN: protein SIEVE ELEMENT OCCLUSION B (The sequence of the model RefSeq protein was modified relative to this genomic sequence to represent the inferred CDS: deleted 2 bases in 1 codon), with amino-acid sequence MFSTALGVVGQVTSTVTTSAQHLIDGEPIDQHLIDGKPINLFTMSDSNVLEHISATHTHSHPDNSLDVDSLFYTVQNIIKRSAQIVDSTVQGTQVHVETIEEKPPKSNFSSPLCTLRTIGCEPPGEEIALKSTLSILNNLSDYSWDAKAVLTLAAFALEYGEFWHLVQLQQSDQLAKSLAILKRVPIITLNPANLQKRRHAIVELNGLIKTTLQVVENIFELQDLSTRYFKDVAGLATALQEIPVDVFWVIISIVACATKITILTSDEDKHHDLTPYAEKIHHIFSKLKIQLVKCKKQIEELHNFTRLCILFRSCTAILPILKALVFPKDDLQPIIDGSTKTTVAIDILRRKNVLLFISRLDISEEDINILKPIHEGIKNNNLYNIVWIPIVEQWTEELKKKFEILRSKMPWYVVQYFSPIAGLRFIKQEWNFKGKPIVVVLNVHGRPINLNALDAIRIYGMKAFPFDTITIDGITVHPNWIEPIVNNIDPTIPIWIKEEKYIFFYGGKDNDWIQQFRKSAQTVVDPVLKDAKINIELFGVGKGSKGGEDLGIIERFWKGIDSLFFTQIHHQHVDSVSKEVQKLLSYKNESGWALLSKGSKVVVTGHGFTILRVVDEFEKWKGQIKEKAFETAFKEYHNNVLSIIRHCSRLDIPNDAGKVPETMPCPECHRVMKTYTSYKCCHVDDPLEAHH